Proteins encoded together in one Janthinobacterium tructae window:
- the pedF gene encoding cytochrome c-550 PedF: protein MTYSIRTLLGVAAAGAVALTSLLTLPQAYAHGNVTPQGVDTTGLPKVGDKWLEQNPYRGNKLALTVGTSAYNQNCARCHGIEAISGGIAPDLRQLDRDCFGIKNETKKQACYKETDNYFLASIRHGKVRNGAVYMPPFEGVFNQEAMWAIKTYLETRREPN from the coding sequence ATGACCTATTCCATCCGTACCCTGCTCGGCGTGGCAGCCGCCGGCGCCGTCGCCCTCACTTCCCTGCTGACCTTGCCGCAGGCCTATGCGCACGGCAATGTCACGCCGCAAGGCGTCGACACCACGGGCTTGCCCAAGGTGGGCGACAAGTGGCTCGAACAAAACCCGTATCGGGGCAACAAGCTGGCCTTGACGGTCGGCACGTCGGCCTACAACCAGAATTGCGCGCGTTGCCACGGTATCGAAGCTATCTCGGGCGGCATCGCACCGGACTTGCGCCAGCTCGACCGCGATTGCTTCGGTATCAAGAATGAGACAAAGAAACAGGCTTGCTACAAGGAAACTGACAATTATTTCCTGGCGAGCATCCGTCACGGTAAAGTACGCAATGGCGCCGTGTACATGCCGCCGTTCGAAGGCGTCTTCAACCAGGAAGCCATGTGGGCCATCAAGACCTATCTGGAAACCCGCCGCGAGCCTAACTGA
- a CDS encoding RtcB family protein, with product MKNEEYEVLHTEGSRPIKMWTRGVPVEEAAKKQLRNTAALPFIYKHIAVMPDVHLGKGSTIGSVIPTLGAVIPAAVGVDIGCGMMAAKTTLTASDLPDNLGPLRSAIERAIPHGMSPKTRGHRGRDEGSWQTPPSVVDAAWLQLKDEFDAICLKTPKLKNTNHYRHLGTLGSGNHFIEVCLDEQGSVWFMLHSGSRGVGNAIGTHFIELAKQDMRTHFINLPDQDLAYLAEGTQHYDDYVEAVGWAQRFARNNREVMMQNLIAAVRTVIHKPFQTHVEAVNCHHNYVQKEHHFGKDVLVTRKGAVSARAGELGIIPGSMGAKSFIVRGKGNAESFHSCSHGAGRTMSRTEAKRRFNLADQIRATEGVECRKDENVIDEIPMAYKDIDAVMLAQRELVDVVHILKQVVCVKG from the coding sequence ATGAAAAACGAAGAATACGAAGTCCTGCATACCGAAGGCAGCCGTCCCATCAAAATGTGGACCCGTGGCGTGCCCGTCGAAGAAGCGGCTAAAAAACAATTGCGCAACACGGCGGCCCTGCCGTTCATTTACAAGCATATCGCCGTCATGCCCGACGTCCACCTGGGTAAAGGGTCGACCATCGGCAGCGTGATTCCCACCCTGGGTGCGGTGATTCCGGCGGCGGTGGGCGTGGATATCGGTTGCGGCATGATGGCGGCGAAAACCACGCTGACGGCCAGCGACTTGCCCGATAACCTGGGACCACTGCGCAGTGCCATCGAACGCGCCATTCCGCACGGGATGTCGCCGAAGACGCGCGGCCACCGTGGCCGCGACGAAGGTTCCTGGCAGACGCCGCCATCGGTAGTTGATGCGGCATGGCTGCAATTGAAGGATGAATTCGATGCCATCTGCCTGAAAACGCCGAAGCTGAAAAATACGAATCACTACCGCCACCTGGGAACTTTGGGCAGCGGTAACCACTTCATCGAAGTGTGCCTCGACGAGCAGGGCTCTGTGTGGTTCATGCTGCATTCCGGCTCGCGCGGCGTGGGCAATGCCATCGGCACCCATTTCATCGAACTGGCCAAGCAGGATATGCGCACGCACTTCATCAACCTGCCCGACCAGGACCTGGCTTACCTGGCCGAAGGTACGCAGCATTACGACGATTACGTGGAAGCGGTGGGCTGGGCGCAGCGTTTTGCGCGCAACAACCGCGAAGTGATGATGCAGAACCTGATCGCGGCCGTGCGCACGGTCATCCATAAACCGTTCCAGACGCATGTGGAAGCCGTCAACTGCCACCATAACTATGTGCAGAAGGAACACCACTTCGGCAAGGACGTGCTGGTCACGCGCAAGGGGGCCGTGTCGGCCCGTGCCGGCGAGCTGGGAATCATTCCCGGATCCATGGGCGCGAAGAGTTTTATCGTGCGCGGCAAGGGCAATGCGGAGAGTTTTCATAGCTGCAGCCACGGTGCGGGACGCACGATGAGTCGCACGGAAGCGAAGCGGCGCTTCAACCTGGCCGACCAGATCCGCGCCACCGAGGGCGTGGAATGCCGCAAGGATGAAAATGTGATCGATGAAATTCCGATGGCCTACAAGGATATCGATGCGGTGATGCTGGCGCAGCGCGAGCTGGTCGATGTGGTGCATATCCTGAAGCAGGTCGTGTGCGTCAAAGGTTAA
- a CDS encoding beta-propeller fold lactonase family protein: MPNFFSRLRQVCWLLPALASSALQAAPFAYVPNEKSGTLSVIDTATDQVVHQIAAGKRPRGIAADPTGRQLFVTDAASSALLLIDNASGTPVRTVALGKSPEGVSASQDGRYVAVAVEENNSVSLLDGQTGVLLADIKVQGRNPEHAVFSPDGRWLLVSAEEAEQVDVIDVTQRRQVASIAVGLRPRGIGFSPDSGHAYVACELVNAVYVIDMAARKAVATIPAGKNANGIAVHPSGKQVYVSNGTDGTVMVIDTASNKVTATIPVGKRPWNMAITPDGSKLYVANGRSNSVSVIDTASARKVADIAVGELPWGVVIR; the protein is encoded by the coding sequence ATGCCCAACTTCTTCTCACGCTTGCGACAGGTCTGCTGGCTGCTGCCTGCGCTTGCCAGCAGCGCCCTCCAGGCCGCTCCTTTTGCCTATGTCCCCAATGAAAAATCGGGCACCTTGAGCGTGATCGACACGGCGACCGACCAGGTGGTGCACCAGATCGCGGCAGGCAAGCGGCCGCGCGGCATCGCCGCCGACCCGACCGGGCGGCAATTGTTTGTCACCGATGCCGCCAGCAGCGCCTTGTTGCTGATCGATAACGCGAGCGGCACGCCCGTGCGCACGGTGGCGCTGGGCAAGTCGCCCGAAGGCGTCAGCGCTTCGCAGGACGGTCGTTACGTGGCCGTGGCCGTCGAGGAAAACAACAGCGTGAGCTTGCTCGATGGTCAGACGGGCGTCTTGCTCGCCGATATCAAGGTGCAGGGACGCAATCCGGAACATGCCGTGTTTAGCCCGGACGGGCGCTGGCTGCTGGTCAGTGCGGAAGAGGCCGAGCAAGTCGATGTCATTGATGTGACGCAACGCCGCCAGGTGGCGTCCATCGCCGTGGGCTTGCGTCCGCGCGGCATTGGATTCAGTCCGGACTCGGGCCACGCCTATGTGGCGTGCGAACTGGTCAACGCCGTGTATGTGATCGACATGGCTGCGCGCAAGGCCGTCGCCACCATTCCAGCGGGCAAGAATGCCAACGGCATCGCCGTCCATCCCAGCGGCAAGCAGGTGTATGTCTCGAACGGCACGGACGGCACGGTGATGGTGATCGATACGGCCAGCAACAAGGTGACGGCCACCATTCCCGTCGGCAAACGTCCGTGGAATATGGCCATCACGCCCGATGGCAGCAAGCTGTACGTGGCCAATGGCCGCTCGAACAGCGTGTCCGTCATCGATACTGCCAGCGCGCGCAAAGTGGCCGATATTGCCGTGGGCGAATTGCCATGGGGCGTGGTGATACGGTAG
- the adh gene encoding aldehyde dehydrogenase — protein sequence MNLADISKLGVANPFKQRYDNYIGGQFVAPVKGEYFPNITPITGLPFCEIARSTAEDVELALDAAHAAKDAWGKTSPAERANILNRIADRIEQNLSLIATAETIDNGKPIRETMNADIPLAIDHFRYFAGCIRAQEGSVAQIDAETYAYHYHEPLGVVGQIIPWNFPILMAVWKLAPALAAGNCVVLKPAEQTPASIMVLIELIGDLLPPGVLNIINGFGLEAGKPLASSKRIAKIAFTGETGTGRLIMGYAAQNLIPVTLELGGKSPNIFFEDVMDADDDYFDKCLEGFTMFALNQGEVCTCPSRVLIQESIYEKFIERALKRVAAIKQGNPLDSSTMIGAQASQEQLEKILSYLDIGRQEGAEVLAGGERHTQAGDLEGGYYVRPTVFKGNNKMRIFQEEIFGPVVSVTTFKDEAEALAIANDTLYGLGAGLWTRDGSRAFRMGRAIQAGRVWTNCYHLYPAHAAFGGYKQSGIGRENHKMMLDHYQQTKNLLVSYSPKALGFF from the coding sequence ATGAATCTCGCAGACATCAGCAAACTGGGCGTAGCCAATCCCTTCAAACAACGTTATGACAATTACATTGGCGGCCAGTTCGTTGCACCAGTAAAAGGTGAATACTTTCCTAACATCACACCCATCACGGGCTTGCCGTTTTGCGAAATCGCCCGTTCCACGGCGGAAGATGTCGAGCTGGCGCTGGACGCCGCGCATGCCGCCAAGGATGCCTGGGGCAAGACTTCACCCGCCGAGCGCGCCAATATCCTGAACCGCATCGCCGACCGCATCGAACAAAACCTGAGCCTGATCGCCACGGCGGAAACCATCGATAACGGCAAGCCGATCCGTGAAACGATGAATGCCGACATTCCGCTGGCCATCGACCATTTCCGTTACTTCGCCGGCTGCATCCGCGCGCAGGAAGGTTCCGTCGCGCAAATCGACGCGGAAACCTATGCCTATCACTACCATGAGCCGCTGGGTGTCGTGGGCCAGATCATCCCGTGGAATTTCCCGATTCTGATGGCCGTGTGGAAACTGGCGCCAGCCCTGGCCGCCGGCAATTGCGTGGTCCTCAAACCGGCCGAGCAAACCCCCGCCTCCATCATGGTGTTGATCGAACTGATCGGCGACTTGCTGCCACCGGGCGTGTTGAACATCATCAACGGTTTTGGCCTGGAAGCGGGCAAGCCGCTGGCGTCGAGCAAGCGCATCGCCAAGATCGCCTTTACGGGTGAAACGGGCACGGGCCGCTTGATCATGGGCTATGCCGCGCAAAACCTGATTCCCGTCACACTGGAGCTGGGCGGCAAGTCGCCGAACATCTTCTTTGAAGATGTGATGGATGCCGATGATGATTATTTCGATAAGTGCCTGGAAGGCTTCACCATGTTTGCGCTGAATCAAGGCGAGGTGTGCACCTGCCCATCGCGCGTGCTGATCCAGGAATCGATCTACGAGAAATTCATCGAACGGGCCTTGAAGCGCGTGGCCGCCATCAAGCAGGGCAACCCGCTCGACTCGTCCACCATGATCGGCGCCCAGGCGTCGCAGGAGCAGCTGGAGAAAATCCTGTCCTACCTCGACATCGGCCGCCAGGAAGGCGCCGAAGTGCTGGCCGGTGGTGAGCGCCATACGCAGGCAGGCGATCTGGAGGGCGGCTACTACGTGCGTCCGACGGTGTTCAAGGGCAACAACAAGATGCGCATCTTCCAGGAAGAGATCTTTGGACCAGTCGTGTCCGTGACCACCTTCAAGGATGAGGCCGAAGCGCTGGCGATTGCCAACGATACCTTGTACGGCCTGGGTGCCGGCTTGTGGACGCGTGACGGTTCGCGCGCCTTCCGCATGGGACGCGCCATCCAGGCGGGCCGCGTGTGGACCAATTGCTATCACCTGTATCCAGCCCACGCCGCGTTCGGCGGCTACAAGCAGTCGGGTATCGGCCGCGAAAACCACAAGATGATGCTCGACCACTACCAGCAAACGAAGAACTTGCTGGTGAGCTATAGCCCGAAAGCCCTGGGCTTCTTCTAA
- the rtcA gene encoding RNA 3'-terminal phosphate cyclase: protein MIEIDGAQGEGGGQILRSALSLSMITGQPFRLINIRAGRDKPGLLRQHLLAVQAAAAICGARTTPVALRATSLEFVPGTIRSGEYRFAIGSAGSCTLVLQTLLPALLHADGPTTVRISGGTHNAMAPPVHFLQRAYGRVLEQMGAEVEMTQQRYGFHPAGGGEVLATVQPCQRLRPISLLQRGERKAGYAESVVAGVHVNVAQRELERVADGMGWSGKQLRLVGLPAEQGPGNVLLLTLEHEHVTEVFTSFGEKSLLAETVAKRLLNEVRAYLKTDAAVGEHLADQLLLPMALAGGGSFSCSKVSQHALTNAEVIARFLPVRITFEQREGGSICTVAA, encoded by the coding sequence ATGATAGAAATTGATGGAGCGCAAGGTGAAGGCGGCGGACAGATTTTGCGTTCGGCGCTGAGCCTGTCCATGATCACGGGGCAGCCGTTCCGGCTGATTAACATCCGCGCGGGACGGGACAAGCCCGGCTTGCTGCGCCAGCATCTGCTGGCCGTGCAGGCTGCAGCCGCCATTTGCGGGGCGCGCACGACGCCGGTGGCGCTGCGTGCAACCAGCCTGGAATTCGTGCCGGGGACAATTCGTAGCGGCGAATACCGCTTTGCCATCGGCAGCGCCGGCAGCTGCACCCTGGTGTTGCAAACCTTGCTGCCGGCCCTGCTGCATGCGGATGGGCCGACCACCGTGCGCATCAGTGGCGGCACGCACAATGCCATGGCGCCGCCCGTGCATTTCCTGCAGCGCGCGTATGGCCGTGTTCTGGAGCAGATGGGCGCCGAGGTAGAGATGACGCAACAGCGCTATGGTTTTCATCCCGCAGGCGGCGGCGAGGTGCTGGCCACCGTGCAACCGTGCCAGCGCTTGCGGCCCATTTCACTGCTGCAGCGCGGCGAACGGAAGGCCGGGTATGCGGAAAGCGTGGTGGCGGGCGTGCATGTAAACGTAGCGCAGCGCGAGCTCGAGCGTGTCGCCGACGGCATGGGCTGGAGCGGCAAGCAGCTGCGCCTCGTCGGCTTGCCGGCGGAGCAGGGACCGGGCAACGTCCTGTTGCTGACATTGGAACATGAGCACGTCACGGAAGTATTTACGTCGTTCGGTGAAAAATCCTTGCTGGCCGAAACGGTTGCCAAGCGCCTGTTGAACGAGGTGCGCGCCTATCTCAAGACGGACGCGGCAGTCGGCGAGCACCTGGCCGACCAGCTCTTGCTGCCGATGGCGCTGGCCGGTGGCGGTAGCTTCAGTTGCAGCAAGGTGTCGCAGCATGCGCTGACGAATGCGGAGGTAATTGCCCGATTTTTGCCCGTGCGTATCACTTTCGAGCAGCGGGAGGGGGGCAGCATCTGCACGGTGGCCGCCTGA
- a CDS encoding TonB-dependent receptor family protein: MQHRFRLNTIASLFVAGSATLAPHVFAAEAADLANGQLMDTVVISGSRIAHPSQEVPASLDVVDSARIQDGQIRVNASEALAAVPGLVVQNRQNYAQDLQISSRGFGARSAFGVRGVKLISDGIPASMPDGQGQAATFNLDTAERIEVLRGPFSAIYGNHSGGVIQLFSKDGQNPPSVELNVTGGSFGTSKVDLTAQGQAGGIGYVLDGSRFRTDGFRDHSAATREQAFGKITVKPNADSKLTIVANSLHQGNTQDPLGATWATFARDPRAGEIDTTDTQSPKRTLAERYNTRKSIDHQQIGATYEQAFGDDRLHVMVYGGNRDVIQYQAFTKGFQAPASHSGGVVDFQRQFYGIDTNWLHVNQLADGKLSTTIGIDYGRSSDDRTGYENYIGNSFGVKGKLRRDEQDVVSSLDPYLQMEWQSGPWLLSAGVRYSKMKVEVNDHFLSNGNDSGSLEFSHTTPVLGLLYKLTPNVNVYASAARGFEAPTLNELFYSGTGGGFNYQLKPATSTNLEAGVKARIGNNTHVNAAVFQIKTNDELVVDSSSGGRTSYRNAGKTLRQGMEVSLDSSLPYGFTTKVALTSLHAVYDQAFGNVREGSRLPGAPSANLFAELAWKDTLDRFGAALESVASNQVYAEDSNIEKPAPGYTVFNARVNAKQNVGNWRFKEFARLNNLFDKTYVGSVIVGDSNKRYYEAAPGRNWLLGASAQYSF; encoded by the coding sequence ATGCAGCATCGTTTCCGCTTGAACACCATTGCCAGCCTGTTTGTCGCCGGCAGCGCCACCCTCGCCCCCCACGTTTTCGCCGCCGAGGCAGCTGACCTGGCCAACGGGCAACTCATGGATACGGTGGTCATCAGCGGCAGCCGCATCGCCCACCCCAGCCAGGAAGTGCCGGCCTCGCTCGACGTGGTCGACAGCGCCCGCATTCAGGATGGCCAAATCCGCGTCAATGCATCGGAAGCGCTGGCCGCAGTGCCGGGCCTGGTTGTGCAGAACCGCCAGAACTACGCGCAAGACTTGCAGATCTCGTCGCGCGGCTTTGGCGCCCGCTCGGCCTTCGGCGTGCGCGGCGTCAAACTGATCAGCGATGGCATTCCTGCCAGCATGCCCGATGGCCAGGGCCAGGCCGCTACCTTCAACCTCGATACGGCCGAGCGCATCGAAGTGCTGCGCGGACCGTTTTCTGCCATCTATGGCAACCATTCTGGCGGCGTGATCCAGCTGTTTTCCAAGGATGGGCAGAATCCCCCGTCCGTCGAACTAAATGTAACGGGCGGCAGTTTCGGCACCAGCAAGGTGGACCTGACGGCGCAAGGCCAGGCAGGCGGCATCGGCTACGTGCTCGACGGTTCGCGCTTCCGCACGGATGGCTTCCGCGACCACAGCGCCGCCACGCGCGAACAGGCGTTCGGCAAGATCACCGTCAAGCCCAATGCGGACAGCAAGCTGACCATCGTCGCCAACAGCCTGCACCAGGGCAACACGCAAGATCCGCTGGGCGCCACCTGGGCCACGTTTGCCCGCGACCCGCGCGCCGGCGAAATCGATACGACGGATACACAGAGCCCGAAACGCACCCTGGCCGAGCGCTACAACACGCGCAAGAGTATCGACCACCAGCAGATCGGCGCCACCTATGAACAAGCGTTTGGCGACGACCGCCTGCATGTGATGGTGTATGGCGGCAACCGCGATGTCATCCAGTACCAGGCTTTCACCAAAGGCTTCCAGGCACCGGCCAGCCATTCGGGCGGTGTGGTCGACTTCCAGCGCCAGTTCTATGGCATCGATACCAACTGGCTGCACGTAAATCAATTGGCTGACGGCAAGCTGAGCACCACCATCGGCATCGATTACGGCCGCTCCAGCGATGACCGCACCGGCTATGAGAATTACATTGGCAATAGCTTTGGCGTAAAAGGCAAGCTGCGCCGCGACGAGCAGGATGTCGTCTCCAGCCTCGATCCGTATCTCCAGATGGAATGGCAAAGCGGGCCATGGCTGCTCAGCGCTGGTGTGCGCTACAGCAAGATGAAAGTGGAAGTTAACGACCATTTCCTCAGCAATGGCAACGACAGCGGCAGCCTGGAATTCAGCCACACGACTCCGGTGCTGGGCCTGCTGTATAAACTGACGCCGAACGTCAACGTGTACGCCAGCGCCGCGCGCGGCTTCGAAGCACCCACCTTGAACGAACTGTTTTACTCGGGCACGGGCGGCGGCTTCAATTACCAGCTGAAACCGGCCACCAGCACCAACCTGGAGGCGGGTGTCAAGGCCAGGATCGGCAACAACACGCATGTGAACGCGGCTGTGTTCCAGATCAAGACCAACGACGAGCTGGTGGTCGACAGTTCCAGCGGAGGGCGCACCAGCTACCGCAATGCGGGCAAGACCTTGCGCCAGGGCATGGAAGTGTCCCTGGACTCCAGCCTGCCGTATGGTTTCACGACAAAAGTGGCGCTGACCAGCCTGCACGCCGTATATGACCAGGCCTTTGGCAATGTGCGCGAAGGCAGCCGCTTGCCGGGCGCGCCCAGCGCCAACCTGTTTGCGGAACTGGCCTGGAAAGACACGCTCGACCGCTTCGGCGCGGCGCTGGAAAGCGTGGCCAGCAATCAGGTGTACGCGGAAGACAGCAATATCGAAAAACCGGCGCCCGGCTACACGGTGTTCAATGCCAGGGTCAATGCCAAGCAAAACGTGGGGAATTGGCGCTTCAAGGAGTTTGCCCGCCTGAACAATCTTTTCGACAAGACCTACGTGGGCTCCGTCATCGTCGGCGACAGCAACAAGCGCTACTATGAAGCGGCGCCGGGACGCAATTGGTTGTTAGGCGCTAGCGCGCAATACTCGTTTTAA
- a CDS encoding substrate-binding periplasmic protein: MHSFQLPGARAMLSLACLALCAAAPARADWQKVQQSGSLKVAVYNEFAPFSDKGTGIDIDIAEALAKKLGLKLSLLPFPAGENLNDDLRNMVWKGHYLGYGPADVMLHVPVDKKLMADNDKVEIFAPYYVETVRLAHSAQAVPQFDGVASLAGKRIGVEKVSIAAMLMLGEDNGKYRDDVRIFDTAAEALQQLQAGKLDAVLANRSEIESVLKSDPAFPLSEVAFARLPRAGWAVGLAVSRQQLDVGKLLQAAMNEMAASGELKAIFEKYGVKEARP, encoded by the coding sequence ATGCATTCATTCCAACTCCCGGGCGCGCGCGCGATGCTCTCGCTCGCCTGCCTGGCGCTATGCGCAGCCGCGCCAGCGCGCGCCGACTGGCAGAAAGTGCAGCAGTCGGGCAGCCTGAAAGTGGCGGTGTACAACGAGTTCGCGCCGTTTTCCGACAAGGGCACGGGCATCGATATCGACATTGCCGAAGCGCTGGCCAAAAAGCTGGGTTTGAAACTGAGCTTGCTGCCCTTTCCCGCCGGTGAAAACCTGAACGACGATTTGCGCAATATGGTGTGGAAGGGGCATTACCTCGGCTATGGTCCCGCCGATGTGATGCTGCATGTGCCGGTCGATAAAAAATTGATGGCCGATAACGATAAGGTCGAAATCTTTGCGCCGTATTATGTGGAAACCGTGCGCCTGGCGCACAGCGCGCAAGCCGTGCCGCAATTCGATGGCGTCGCTTCGCTGGCCGGCAAGCGTATCGGCGTGGAAAAGGTATCGATCGCCGCCATGCTGATGCTGGGCGAAGACAATGGCAAGTACCGCGACGACGTGCGCATCTTCGACACGGCCGCCGAAGCCTTGCAGCAATTGCAGGCAGGCAAGCTCGACGCCGTGCTGGCGAATCGTTCGGAAATCGAGTCGGTGCTGAAAAGCGATCCCGCTTTTCCCTTGAGCGAAGTGGCGTTCGCCCGCCTGCCGCGTGCCGGCTGGGCCGTGGGCCTGGCCGTCAGCCGCCAGCAGCTCGACGTGGGCAAGTTGCTGCAGGCAGCCATGAACGAGATGGCGGCCAGCGGTGAATTGAAAGCCATCTTTGAGAAATATGGGGTGAAGGAAGCGCGGCCGTAA
- a CDS encoding DUF779 domain-containing protein, with the protein MSAAIARVVATDAALEMMDKLRQRHGPLMFFQSGGCCDGSAPMCYALGEFDVSDTDIYLGNLNGTPFYMGLEQFEYWEHTQLIIDVVDGNGGMFSLDNGTGKRFLTRSRLFTDEECALLHAQPHEHRKT; encoded by the coding sequence ATGAGTGCAGCAATTGCCCGGGTGGTCGCCACCGATGCGGCGCTGGAAATGATGGACAAGTTACGCCAGCGTCACGGCCCGCTGATGTTTTTCCAGTCGGGCGGCTGCTGCGACGGGAGTGCGCCCATGTGTTATGCGCTGGGCGAGTTCGATGTCAGCGATACCGATATCTATCTCGGCAACTTGAATGGCACACCGTTTTACATGGGACTCGAGCAATTCGAGTACTGGGAGCATACCCAGTTGATTATCGATGTGGTCGATGGCAATGGCGGCATGTTTTCACTCGACAACGGCACTGGCAAGCGCTTCCTGACGCGCTCGCGCCTGTTCACCGATGAAGAGTGCGCGCTATTGCATGCCCAGCCGCATGAGCACCGCAAGACCTGA